One Aneurinibacillus migulanus genomic region harbors:
- a CDS encoding YitT family protein, translated as MEGAIEYMVWQRIRPFLFITAGSFLYSIAVNLFFVTNKLAQGGVTGISLLLHYKLGTPVGLLIILINIPVFILGYFVLGRGFLIRSAYGMLAASIFIDLTSAWQVPPLQNVILAPLYGGIIAGAGLGLVFRVGGTSGGGDIIARVLQHKFRRIDLGKFLFGIDFTIIAISALIVGVEKAMLTVVAVYVSARVVDLLLSGFQKQRSVIIISSKPDEITKEIHKRLVRGVTMLHSMGGYSRREGEVLLVVVQLYETDKLRRLVEEIDPRAFILALEAKEVHGEGFSFPSPARSHLGEENR; from the coding sequence GTGGAAGGAGCAATCGAATACATGGTGTGGCAGCGAATTCGCCCATTTTTATTTATTACGGCAGGCAGTTTTTTGTACTCCATCGCCGTAAATCTGTTTTTTGTTACGAATAAACTGGCGCAGGGCGGAGTAACCGGTATTTCCCTATTACTACATTATAAGCTTGGTACGCCTGTTGGTTTGCTTATTATTCTAATAAACATTCCAGTCTTTATTCTTGGTTATTTTGTTCTGGGGCGAGGCTTTTTGATACGGAGTGCATACGGAATGCTGGCTGCTTCGATTTTTATTGACTTAACTTCGGCATGGCAAGTCCCACCGCTGCAAAATGTGATTTTGGCTCCATTGTATGGCGGAATCATTGCAGGTGCTGGATTAGGTCTCGTATTCCGCGTAGGAGGAACTTCTGGGGGCGGCGATATTATTGCACGCGTGCTGCAGCATAAATTCCGGCGCATTGATCTGGGAAAGTTTTTGTTTGGTATTGACTTTACCATTATTGCGATCTCCGCCCTTATTGTCGGTGTCGAGAAAGCGATGCTGACGGTAGTAGCTGTTTATGTTAGTGCGCGGGTGGTGGACTTACTGCTCTCAGGATTTCAGAAACAACGCAGCGTCATTATCATCTCCAGCAAGCCTGATGAGATTACGAAGGAAATTCATAAGCGTCTTGTGCGTGGAGTAACGATGCTCCACTCGATGGGAGGTTACTCACGTCGGGAAGGAGAGGTGCTACTGGTCGTCGTACAGTTATATGAAACAGATAAACTGCGCCGCCTTGTCGAAGAAATCGACCCACGTGCTTTTATTCTTGCACTTGAGGCGAAAGAAGTGCATGGAGAAGGATTCAGCTTTCCTTCACCGGCTCGTAGTCACTTGGGGGAAGAGAATCGATAA
- a CDS encoding DUF418 domain-containing protein — MFLCLGIFIIQLIFSVVWLRFFRLGPLEWVWRMVTYWEIPSLLQNHTSNLII, encoded by the coding sequence TTGTTCCTTTGCCTAGGGATTTTCATCATACAACTTATTTTCAGTGTAGTCTGGTTGCGCTTCTTTAGACTTGGGCCACTGGAATGGGTATGGCGCATGGTTACTTATTGGGAAATACCATCGCTTCTTCAAAACCACACAAGTAACCTGATAATTTAA
- a CDS encoding phosphatase PAP2 family protein, which translates to MEAILSFDQQLFHWLNVQLNIPSLDWFMIFASAISDKGLFWFLIVMVLLLIRQRVGGLRPAATLFAGIGIGGVIEYAMKFAIMRPRPPAVEEQVIHLTHMPISSSFPSGHAVSSFVSMYVLYRLFPKSIWWTLPCALIMTYSRIYVGVHYPLDVIGGAMIGIIAGKITMRVPVMTIAYKVLSYVPIVRRYILPTAEIIPQNPPTETPFTTQKQQDEKA; encoded by the coding sequence ATGGAAGCAATTCTTTCTTTCGACCAGCAGCTTTTTCATTGGTTGAATGTACAGTTAAATATCCCCTCACTTGATTGGTTTATGATTTTCGCCTCCGCCATCAGCGACAAAGGGTTATTCTGGTTTCTGATTGTAATGGTCCTGTTGCTTATTCGGCAACGTGTCGGCGGACTTCGTCCTGCAGCGACCCTGTTTGCTGGTATCGGCATCGGTGGCGTTATCGAATATGCGATGAAATTCGCGATTATGCGCCCGAGACCGCCTGCTGTGGAGGAGCAAGTTATCCATCTTACTCACATGCCGATCTCATCTTCTTTTCCATCAGGTCATGCGGTATCCTCTTTTGTTTCTATGTATGTGCTGTATCGATTATTCCCAAAATCGATCTGGTGGACGTTACCGTGCGCTTTAATTATGACATACTCTCGTATTTATGTAGGGGTTCACTATCCACTCGATGTTATTGGAGGGGCAATGATAGGAATCATTGCAGGGAAGATTACGATGCGCGTCCCGGTTATGACAATCGCTTATAAAGTATTATCGTACGTGCCGATTGTCCGGCGGTACATTTTGCCGACTGCCGAAATAATACCCCAAAACCCTCCGACTGAAACACCATTTACGACGCAAAAACAACAAGATGAAAAAGCATAA
- a CDS encoding phosphodiester glycosidase family protein has protein sequence MLFPTSKRMEQLNQNKMSATAVASSSLSLPRRLSRRWFRVAVWALWIGCIISSLALGWFYLTPQGTKLRGIVAEAVYTSKQTKYTWLLVGTSGVEKIKENFQRQAEANHLAKQDMSLVKIATPDPQHTLTPSTLIDVEDIRGETYVGKIMYIKDPRLIHVVASHNPGGEKVSNIATRKNALAAINGGGFFLTDKTEEMIGPEFEDVERIMHPLGIIISEGKLVSGDREAEQDIVGFTKDGVLISGRYTYEQMKKLGVQEAVSFLPRLVVNGKPMITEGDGGWGVAPRTAIAQKKDGTVMFLVIDGRAIHSFGATLKDVQEELLKRGAVNAVNLDGGSSSSMYHRGKLITTPSGIAGEKPMPNAFVVYNPANKYGGYVYGAKQEKPRS, from the coding sequence GTGTTATTTCCTACCTCAAAACGAATGGAGCAACTGAATCAAAACAAAATGTCTGCGACGGCGGTAGCCTCTTCTTCTTTATCCTTGCCGCGCAGGTTGTCCAGACGCTGGTTCCGTGTTGCAGTGTGGGCGTTGTGGATTGGCTGTATAATCTCCTCGCTTGCACTTGGCTGGTTTTATTTGACGCCACAGGGAACCAAGTTACGGGGAATTGTCGCAGAAGCAGTGTATACATCGAAGCAAACGAAATACACGTGGCTGCTCGTGGGAACGAGCGGTGTAGAGAAAATTAAAGAGAATTTTCAACGACAGGCGGAAGCAAATCATCTTGCCAAACAAGATATGAGTCTTGTGAAGATAGCGACACCGGATCCACAACATACGCTCACCCCTTCTACGCTAATTGATGTGGAAGATATTCGTGGAGAGACGTATGTTGGCAAAATCATGTACATTAAGGACCCACGTCTAATTCATGTGGTCGCTAGCCATAATCCAGGCGGGGAAAAAGTAAGTAACATAGCCACACGCAAAAATGCATTAGCCGCAATTAATGGTGGGGGATTCTTCTTAACCGATAAAACCGAAGAGATGATAGGTCCGGAGTTTGAAGATGTAGAGCGGATTATGCATCCACTTGGCATTATTATCAGTGAAGGTAAACTTGTGAGCGGTGATAGAGAGGCAGAACAGGATATCGTTGGATTTACAAAAGACGGAGTGTTGATTAGCGGACGTTATACGTACGAGCAGATGAAAAAGCTGGGCGTTCAAGAAGCGGTAAGCTTCTTGCCACGTCTAGTTGTTAATGGAAAACCGATGATTACAGAAGGCGACGGCGGATGGGGCGTGGCACCACGTACTGCGATCGCTCAAAAGAAAGACGGAACGGTCATGTTCCTCGTTATCGACGGCAGGGCAATCCATAGCTTTGGAGCTACGCTGAAGGATGTGCAGGAAGAGCTGCTTAAGCGAGGGGCTGTAAATGCGGTTAACCTTGATGGAGGCTCTTCGTCTAGTATGTACCACCGGGGCAAGTTGATTACGACGCCGTCCGGTATCGCCGGAGAAAAGCCGATGCCAAATGCATTTGTCGTATACAATCCTGCCAACAAATATGGAGGATATGTATACGGAGCCAAGCAGGAAAAACCTCGTTCATAA
- the rarD gene encoding EamA family transporter RarD yields the protein MKHEREEKARAAGIGYSIIAYIAWGLLPLYWKYLDRVSAFEILAHRIFWSFLFVAFLLLLYRRWEPFKKALLNRKIALAAFLSSVLISANWFIYIWGVNNGHVIEASLGYYINPLLSVALGVVVLKERLSRWQVMALVLAGIGVIILTVQYGKIPWISFALAITFGFYGLAKKKAQTEALVGLALETVFMAPLALGYMVFAEASGIGVIGFVSPPEMTLLIGTGVVTALPLLWFAKGARAVPLSTMGFIQYMAPTISLILGVFVFKEAFTSVHMVSFAFIWCALLLYSLSYTSIAQTSRYGKARP from the coding sequence ATGAAGCATGAGAGAGAAGAAAAAGCAAGAGCTGCAGGTATCGGTTACTCGATTATAGCCTATATAGCCTGGGGATTGTTGCCGCTGTACTGGAAGTATCTGGACAGAGTATCTGCCTTTGAAATTCTGGCTCATCGGATTTTTTGGTCTTTTTTATTTGTTGCGTTTTTACTATTGCTATATCGGCGCTGGGAGCCATTTAAGAAGGCATTGCTTAATCGGAAGATCGCATTAGCTGCGTTCCTCAGTTCGGTATTAATAAGCGCCAACTGGTTTATTTATATTTGGGGCGTGAATAATGGACATGTAATCGAAGCCAGTCTCGGCTACTACATTAACCCGTTGCTTAGCGTAGCGCTAGGAGTGGTAGTTCTAAAAGAGCGCCTGTCGCGCTGGCAGGTGATGGCGCTTGTGCTTGCGGGCATCGGGGTTATTATTTTAACCGTACAGTATGGCAAGATACCGTGGATTTCGTTTGCCCTGGCAATTACTTTCGGCTTTTATGGCCTGGCTAAGAAAAAAGCACAGACGGAGGCATTGGTTGGTCTGGCGCTGGAGACAGTATTCATGGCTCCGCTTGCACTTGGCTATATGGTGTTTGCGGAAGCTAGCGGCATAGGCGTTATCGGGTTTGTATCGCCACCTGAAATGACTCTGCTTATCGGGACAGGCGTGGTGACGGCACTACCGCTTCTATGGTTTGCCAAGGGCGCTCGGGCGGTACCATTATCCACTATGGGATTTATTCAGTACATGGCTCCGACAATTAGTTTAATACTAGGGGTATTCGTGTTTAAAGAGGCGTTTACATCCGTGCATATGGTTAGCTTCGCGTTTATTTGGTGTGCGCTACTGCTGTATTCCCTATCTTATACAAGCATAGCTCAGACATCCCGTTATGGAAAAGCTCGTCCGTAA
- a CDS encoding alpha/beta hydrolase family protein — protein MLDNLLVSQMMLPASIRDVSVYHIMYRAGDIVVAGYLAQPKAHRKCPALVYCRGGIHRIGMVQLGWIEHMAACGFVVCAPSYRGNEGGEGQDEFGGADRQDVYGALQLLSRLPQVDAKRIGAVGFSRGAVGAFLAAAETDQIGALVSWGGVVDLHLTYEEREDLRRMLKRVIGHPVKDAHAYMERSALYRATEIKCPVLFVQGGCDELVSPRHPNYMARRLEELRKPYDFWYYPEYGHHFPEAAHYGALSDTCHWLKDKLFSF, from the coding sequence ATGCTGGATAACTTGTTGGTTTCACAGATGATGTTGCCAGCTTCCATACGTGATGTAAGCGTCTACCATATTATGTACAGGGCCGGCGATATCGTGGTGGCCGGATATTTAGCACAACCAAAAGCACACCGGAAATGCCCAGCGCTCGTCTATTGTAGAGGAGGCATTCATCGGATCGGCATGGTACAGCTTGGATGGATTGAACATATGGCCGCCTGCGGATTCGTTGTATGTGCTCCTTCATACAGGGGAAATGAAGGCGGTGAGGGTCAGGATGAATTCGGAGGAGCAGATCGTCAGGATGTATACGGAGCATTGCAATTGCTTTCACGTCTGCCTCAGGTCGATGCGAAGAGAATCGGGGCAGTAGGCTTCTCACGCGGCGCGGTCGGCGCATTTCTGGCAGCAGCAGAGACGGATCAGATCGGTGCGCTCGTTTCATGGGGCGGTGTAGTCGATCTGCATCTAACATATGAAGAACGAGAGGATTTGCGCCGTATGCTTAAGCGTGTCATTGGACATCCGGTGAAGGATGCACATGCTTATATGGAGCGCTCGGCGCTGTATCGTGCCACAGAAATCAAGTGTCCGGTTTTGTTCGTTCAGGGTGGATGTGATGAGTTGGTCAGTCCTCGTCATCCGAACTATATGGCGAGGCGATTGGAAGAACTAAGAAAGCCTTATGATTTTTGGTATTATCCAGAATACGGCCATCATTTTCCGGAAGCCGCCCATTACGGTGCACTTAGCGATACGTGTCATTGGTTAAAAGATAAGCTATTTTCTTTTTGA
- a CDS encoding ABC transporter ATP-binding protein, protein MRIFRRLWWFIRAHKKKYIIGILLLVICDVLVLLPPWLVGELINRMRVGTLQGQGLVWNVALIVALAFLLYGMRFAWRYYLFGASLILEKTLRNRLFGHLTQMSPAFYDRRRTGDLMALATNDIVAIEMTSSIGILMLVDSLTMTLVALSAMVVLISWKLTLAALLPLPLLAWATSYYGKLLHDRFFDAQTAFGRLNDHVQESISGIRVLRAFVQEQPDVISFTKTADDVMEKNIRVAKIDALFEPTILFLIGVSFLIGIGYGTTLVFNSELTLGELVSFNLYLGLLIWPMLALGWLMNIVQRGSASWERLSDVLEEEPEITGGTESKGQEKTRASLEVTNLTFRYPGQESAALCDISLMVRPGQTVGIVGRTGSGKSTLMKLWLHFYTVPECSICVEGIPIEQWNTAALRSRFGYVPQDHFLFSRTVKENIVFGDEGASDEAVERALGNAALEVDMTHLPGGLATTVGERGITLSGGQKQRISIARALVMEPEVLLLDDSLSAVDARTEETILSHLRRERRGKTTVIVAHRMSAVMHADRIYVMDAGRIAEQGTHLELIAQDGWYAEQFRRQQAQATLEDEGEDA, encoded by the coding sequence GTGCGGATATTTCGGCGGTTATGGTGGTTTATCAGGGCCCATAAGAAGAAGTACATAATAGGTATATTGTTGCTTGTGATATGTGATGTACTTGTACTACTCCCCCCTTGGTTGGTAGGTGAGCTCATCAACCGGATGCGGGTTGGAACGCTGCAGGGACAGGGACTCGTCTGGAACGTAGCGCTCATTGTGGCGCTGGCCTTCCTGCTATATGGGATGCGTTTCGCTTGGCGGTATTATCTGTTCGGTGCTTCGCTTATTCTGGAGAAGACATTGCGTAATCGCCTGTTTGGGCATTTGACACAGATGAGTCCGGCTTTTTATGATCGCAGGCGTACTGGTGATTTAATGGCACTTGCAACGAACGATATCGTAGCCATCGAGATGACATCAAGCATAGGAATCTTGATGTTGGTTGATTCGCTGACCATGACGCTGGTGGCTTTGTCCGCGATGGTCGTACTTATCAGCTGGAAATTGACGCTGGCAGCACTATTGCCATTACCTTTGCTGGCATGGGCAACCAGTTATTACGGCAAGCTGCTGCATGACCGTTTTTTCGATGCCCAGACAGCATTCGGCAGGTTAAATGATCACGTGCAGGAATCGATTTCAGGTATCCGTGTACTGCGTGCGTTTGTTCAAGAGCAGCCAGATGTTATCTCATTTACGAAAACGGCGGATGACGTGATGGAGAAGAACATTCGTGTGGCCAAGATTGACGCGTTGTTTGAGCCAACGATTTTATTTCTAATCGGGGTCAGCTTTCTTATTGGCATCGGTTATGGGACAACACTTGTGTTCAACAGCGAACTTACACTAGGTGAGCTCGTATCGTTCAATCTATATCTTGGATTGTTAATTTGGCCCATGCTTGCGCTTGGGTGGTTAATGAACATTGTGCAACGGGGGAGTGCTTCATGGGAGAGGTTAAGTGATGTGTTAGAAGAGGAACCTGAGATTACAGGCGGAACGGAGTCCAAGGGACAAGAAAAAACACGAGCCAGCCTAGAGGTGACAAATCTCACCTTCCGATATCCCGGGCAGGAATCGGCTGCGCTGTGTGACATATCTCTTATGGTGCGACCAGGGCAGACGGTGGGCATTGTAGGCCGGACGGGAAGCGGTAAATCCACATTGATGAAGCTATGGCTGCATTTTTATACGGTGCCTGAATGCTCGATATGTGTGGAGGGAATTCCTATCGAACAGTGGAATACGGCCGCTTTGAGGTCCCGGTTCGGCTATGTGCCCCAGGATCACTTTTTATTTTCACGTACTGTAAAGGAGAATATAGTGTTTGGAGACGAAGGAGCTTCTGATGAGGCCGTCGAACGTGCGCTTGGAAATGCTGCGCTGGAGGTGGATATGACACACTTGCCCGGGGGACTTGCGACTACTGTCGGTGAACGGGGGATTACACTATCCGGCGGGCAAAAGCAGCGCATCAGCATCGCCCGGGCGCTAGTAATGGAGCCGGAAGTACTGTTGCTCGATGACTCGTTGTCGGCGGTCGATGCACGAACGGAAGAGACCATTCTTAGCCATCTGCGCAGGGAGCGAAGAGGGAAAACAACAGTCATTGTCGCGCACCGAATGTCAGCGGTCATGCATGCGGACCGAATTTATGTAATGGATGCAGGTCGTATTGCTGAACAGGGAACGCATCTTGAACTTATAGCGCAGGACGGCTGGTATGCTGAACAGTTCCGTCGCCAACAGGCTCAGGCTACGCTTGAAGATGAGGGGGAAGACGCATGA
- a CDS encoding ABC transporter ATP-binding protein — translation MRNPNSTLRRLLGYTTPHRLSITIALLLLIVATAAELAGPFIAKRAIDVHILGIEKPWRVYAKGTAPTGTPQVEHADRIWIREEWLTRNGHKFDITGGEKRQILEVNRTYYALPTVTPFEGERTISERDGKTELTITLGDKQVSYPVEAIAPADVRAFYAPEIRPLTQLVLLYIGLLLIAGILQYIQALSLQSTAHRIIRQIRVDIFSHLQNLSIAFFDRTPTGHIISRVTNDTEAVRELFVSIMAIFVQNIVYMIGILVALFILQPELALLCIGLLPLIAVIIALFRRYSSRIYGEIRSRLSEMNGMLNEMIQGMGIVQAFRREQAVQKEFTTVNETYFRARFREVKLDGLLLRPAVDVISNLMLALVIWYFGSQSMHNAISFGVLYAYVDYLSRFFEPINTIMERLSTMQQSLTSAERVFEVMDEPAPVCDKQDSGSQGAVSRLSGNVVFDNVSFAYRDDHRVLHNISFSAQPGQTIGIVGHTGSGKSSLINLLLGFYEPQRGTIYIDGRKMEDYPLQELRRQMALVMQDPFIFTGDISFNIRLHETTGISDTDVQTAASAVQAASFIEGLSHGYKEPVIERGGNFSSGERQLLSFARAMAFNPAILILDEATASIDSETEARIQQGLRELAKGRTTFIIAHRLSTIKDADLILVLHQGRIVERGTHEELLRAKGRYYVMYQLQQGGKVKNK, via the coding sequence ATGAGGAACCCGAATTCTACGCTGCGTCGACTGCTTGGCTATACGACGCCTCATCGCTTGTCAATCACGATTGCGCTACTGTTGCTCATTGTTGCTACCGCAGCTGAGCTCGCAGGCCCTTTTATCGCGAAGCGAGCCATTGATGTGCACATTCTTGGGATCGAGAAGCCTTGGCGTGTATATGCAAAGGGCACAGCACCAACGGGCACACCGCAAGTAGAGCATGCGGATCGCATATGGATTCGTGAAGAATGGCTGACACGTAACGGGCACAAGTTTGACATCACTGGCGGAGAAAAAAGGCAGATTCTTGAAGTAAACCGCACATATTATGCGTTGCCAACCGTTACCCCGTTCGAGGGCGAACGAACAATTAGTGAACGAGACGGAAAGACAGAATTAACCATAACACTTGGCGACAAACAAGTCTCCTATCCGGTCGAGGCGATTGCGCCTGCGGATGTCAGAGCGTTCTACGCACCGGAAATTCGTCCGCTAACCCAGCTTGTGCTTCTATACATCGGACTTCTGCTTATTGCCGGTATACTTCAATATATCCAGGCTCTTTCGTTGCAGAGTACTGCGCACCGAATTATCCGCCAGATACGGGTTGATATTTTTTCGCATTTACAGAATCTGTCGATTGCGTTTTTTGATCGGACACCTACAGGACATATCATTTCCCGGGTAACAAATGATACGGAAGCCGTTCGGGAATTGTTTGTTAGCATCATGGCAATTTTCGTTCAAAACATTGTATATATGATTGGGATTTTAGTTGCGTTGTTTATTTTGCAGCCTGAGCTGGCGCTGCTCTGTATCGGTCTGCTCCCGCTTATTGCTGTAATTATTGCGTTATTTAGGCGCTATAGTTCACGCATTTATGGCGAGATTCGGTCCCGGCTGAGCGAAATGAACGGAATGCTGAATGAAATGATTCAGGGTATGGGAATCGTGCAGGCATTTCGCCGTGAACAGGCAGTACAAAAAGAGTTCACTACCGTAAACGAAACGTATTTCAGGGCACGCTTTCGTGAGGTAAAGCTCGATGGACTATTGCTGCGTCCGGCAGTGGATGTCATTAGTAACTTAATGCTTGCGCTTGTCATCTGGTATTTCGGCAGCCAATCGATGCATAATGCCATTTCTTTCGGCGTGTTATATGCGTATGTTGATTATTTGAGTCGTTTTTTCGAGCCGATTAACACTATTATGGAGCGCCTGTCGACGATGCAACAGTCGCTAACATCTGCGGAGCGTGTATTTGAAGTGATGGATGAGCCGGCGCCTGTATGTGATAAACAAGACAGCGGGAGTCAGGGAGCGGTATCGCGTCTTTCCGGGAATGTCGTGTTTGACAATGTATCGTTTGCTTATCGCGATGACCATAGGGTACTGCATAACATCTCTTTTTCCGCGCAGCCTGGGCAAACCATTGGGATTGTAGGCCATACCGGTTCCGGCAAAAGCTCCTTGATAAATCTACTGCTTGGATTTTATGAGCCGCAGAGGGGGACCATTTATATCGACGGAAGAAAAATGGAGGACTATCCACTGCAGGAACTGCGTCGGCAGATGGCACTTGTCATGCAGGATCCATTTATTTTTACGGGAGATATTTCATTTAATATTCGGTTGCACGAGACGACAGGCATCTCTGATACAGATGTGCAAACGGCCGCGAGTGCAGTGCAGGCGGCTTCGTTTATCGAAGGCCTTTCGCATGGATACAAGGAACCCGTCATTGAACGGGGTGGTAATTTCTCGAGCGGGGAACGTCAGTTGCTTTCTTTTGCACGGGCGATGGCATTTAATCCGGCTATTCTGATTCTCGATGAGGCGACGGCTAGTATCGACAGTGAAACCGAAGCACGGATTCAGCAGGGGCTTAGGGAACTTGCCAAAGGGCGTACGACATTCATCATTGCACACCGCCTTTCCACCATTAAAGACGCCGACTTAATTCTTGTACTGCATCAGGGGCGTATCGTTGAGCGGGGAACTCATGAAGAACTACTTCGGGCAAAAGGCAGATATTACGTCATGTATCAACTGCAGCAAGGTGGCAAAGTAAAGAACAAATAA
- a CDS encoding GlsB/YeaQ/YmgE family stress response membrane protein, with product MGFIWSLIVGGIIGWIAGALMGRDIPGGIIGNIIAGFIGAWIGSALLGNWGPVVGGFAIIPAIIGAVVLVFIVSLVMRSMRRERH from the coding sequence ATGGGATTCATTTGGTCACTCATTGTCGGAGGTATTATCGGATGGATAGCAGGGGCTCTTATGGGGCGCGACATCCCCGGAGGAATCATTGGTAATATTATCGCCGGTTTTATCGGTGCATGGATCGGTTCCGCACTGCTTGGCAACTGGGGTCCGGTTGTAGGAGGATTTGCGATTATCCCAGCCATCATCGGCGCCGTTGTCCTTGTGTTTATCGTGAGCCTGGTGATGCGCAGCATGCGTCGTGAACGACACTAA
- a CDS encoding MBL fold metallo-hydrolase, with protein MTTNHIVNLGHDIYQIELVDRMEGGRSTGYFIDAEQKTIVEMGASVSVPRVLNALKQLNIDPEEITYVIVTHIHLDHAGGAGLLLEKLPNAKLIVHPRGARHMIDPSKLIAGAKQVYGDEFDRLFGPMTPVPKEKAIIADDEFELSIGNNRTLYFYDSPGHAYHHFAVYDPTSKGIFSGDSTGMSAPWLREKFGVDFYAPTSSPVQFDPEAMIATLRRFAELDVEQVFMTHYGRHSDAKRVIAENIERTEAFSRIAEEAYQENPTWEHTAEKLRQYFHKELSKLGVPENDPILDSFTFDIEMDAKGMFHYMQTRTRSETR; from the coding sequence GTGACAACAAATCATATTGTAAATCTCGGCCATGATATTTACCAGATTGAACTTGTTGACCGCATGGAAGGCGGACGCTCTACCGGATATTTCATCGATGCCGAACAAAAAACAATTGTTGAGATGGGCGCAAGCGTATCCGTTCCCCGTGTGTTAAACGCACTTAAACAATTGAACATAGATCCGGAAGAAATTACATACGTCATTGTAACACACATTCACCTTGATCATGCAGGTGGAGCCGGATTACTGCTCGAAAAGTTACCAAATGCCAAACTTATCGTACATCCACGCGGTGCTAGACATATGATCGATCCGAGTAAATTAATCGCGGGCGCCAAACAGGTATACGGAGATGAATTCGACCGATTGTTTGGGCCGATGACACCTGTGCCGAAAGAGAAAGCGATCATCGCTGACGATGAATTCGAGCTATCCATTGGAAACAATCGTACTCTTTACTTCTACGATAGTCCGGGACATGCATATCACCACTTCGCCGTTTATGACCCGACAAGCAAGGGCATTTTCAGCGGAGATTCCACTGGGATGAGTGCCCCTTGGTTACGTGAGAAATTCGGCGTTGATTTCTACGCACCGACCTCTTCACCGGTTCAATTCGATCCAGAGGCGATGATTGCTACGTTGCGTCGCTTTGCAGAACTTGACGTCGAACAAGTATTTATGACTCATTACGGTCGTCACAGCGATGCGAAACGCGTCATTGCAGAGAATATCGAACGGACCGAAGCTTTCTCCCGTATCGCGGAAGAAGCCTATCAAGAAAATCCTACATGGGAGCATACTGCCGAAAAGCTTCGTCAATACTTTCATAAGGAACTGAGTAAACTTGGTGTGCCAGAAAACGATCCGATTCTGGACTCGTTTACATTCGATATCGAAATGGACGCAAAAGGAATGTTTCACTACATGCAGACGAGAACGCGTTCGGAAACACGCTGA